The genomic DNA TTAGAAGGATATTTAAACTTTCAGGTGTTGTGATCAGGATTTCCGGCGGCATTCGCATCATCTTATATCGTTCATCGGACGGGGTGTCGCCGCTTCGCGTTAAAACCCGGATAGGAGGGAAATCCACACCCTCGTTTTTAAAATATTTTTCAATCTCCGAAAGGGGTTTCAAAAGGTTCCGCCGGACATCGTTATTCAGCGCCTTTAAAGGCGAGACATACAATATGTTCAGATGACCTGTTTCCCGTTTTTTTGAAACCAACTGGTCAATCGCCCACAAAAAAGCCGCGAGTGTTTTCCCGCTTCCGGTCGGGGCGCTTATAAGCACATGGCTGCCTTCCGCGATTTTTGGCCACGCCCTGGATTGTATATCGGTCGGCCTGCCGACTTTTTCTTTGAACCATTTCCGGATTATTGGATGAAAGGGGGGTGTGGAATTTTCCATATATTTTAATTATAACATAACAATTTGATAAAAAAACAGACAGGATTTAATCATCATTAATTCTTTTAAAAACAAATGGATTCCTGCGATGAAAAGGGGTAGAATATGTATTTAATAATGAATTTACATCAAAAGAATTCCAGGATACCTCTTTTAATACTTTTGGGCCCGACTGCTGTTGGAAAAACTGAATTGGCAATTAAAATTGCCAAAGAACTGGATACTGAAATTATCTCAGCGGATTCACGCCAGGTCTATAAATATATGGATATCGGAACAGCGAAGCCTTCAAAGGAAGCGCAAAAAGAAGTCCGGCATCATTTAATTGATGTTGTTCTGCCTTCCGAGAAATTCAGCGTTGCTGATTATAAAAGAGAAGTTGAAAGGGTGATTTTGGATTTACACCAAAAGGGCAAAATACCATTTTTGGCCGGAGGGACAGGGCTTTATATCCGCGCGCTGGTTGACGGCCTTTTCAAAAGCCCTGGACCGGATTATGACTTTAGAAAAAGAATGGAAAAAGAAGCAAAAGTGAATGGGAATTTATATTTATATGAAAAATTGAAGTCAGTTGATAAAGAAACTGCCAACAGGCTTCATGTTAATGATATTTTCAGAATAATAAGGGCTTTGGAGGTTTTTGAAAAGACAGGACTGCCTATTTCAAAGCTTCAAAAAGAAAAAACGGAGAAAATGGATTATAATGTTTTAATGATAGGTTTGAACAGGGATAGAAAAGAGCTTTATGGATTTATTGAAAAGCGGGTTGAAAAAATGATAAAATCAGGGCTTGTAGAAGAAGTGGAAAGTCTTTTAGTCAGAGGTTATAAAAAAGATTTAGTATCAATGCAGGGGCTTGGCTATAAAGAAATTACCGGGTTTCTGGAGAAAGAATATCCTTTTGATCAGGCGGTTTATCTTTTAAAAAGGGACACGAGAAGGTTTGCTAAACGGCAAATGACATGGTTTGGAAAGGATAAACGGATTAACTGGTTTGACCTGCCTGATAAAAATATTGTTGAAAAAATAATGAGAATTATAAAAAACACATTTTTATGTTTAATAATTTTATTTATAATATCTTTAAATTTAAATGCTAAAGCTCAATTTCAGGCTGGTGTTCCAAACGGCGGGGAAAATAAGAGAAAAGTTTCCAAAGAATATCAAGATATAGAATTGAAAGATGAAATAACGAGAGCAGATCTCGCGGCTGTTTTTGTTATAGAGTTAGACCTTTCTTTTATTCAGGGGAAAAGCTTAATTATTGTGGACATCGGGAATAACTGGGCAAAAGATTATATTAAAGAAATCGCGGGCAGGGGAATTATGGAAATTTATTCCAATCATAATTTTATCCCTGAGAAAAAAATCACCCGTGTGGAGCTCGCGTATTATATCCAGGAAATAATTGTCCGCTTTAAAAATGATTTTGAGATCCGGGATAAATTTGCAAATACAAATTCCCCGTTTATGGATATTCCGAAAGAACACATATATTACAACCCCGTAATGTTATCTGTTACATCCGGGATTTTGCACGGGATATCCCCCGATGAATTTTTCCCGCACGGGGCTGTCAGCGGGAAGCTGGCTTTAAAGACCGTGCAAAACCTTAATAAATATTTAAAGCATTAGTACTGGAACATATCTGCTATATTTTTTTCAAATTGCCTGAAATCAATAAAAAGCGTGGTTGAAATTGCCTCTTCTATGGATTGGTCTTTTGATAATTTATTTAAAATATCCAGCAGGGCCTGCCGGGAATATCTCTCCAAAATAAAATTGACGGCCAAGTATGATTGGGCGTAAGCCGCCTGAACATCGGCGGGATTAACAAGATTTGAAAAGCTTTTTTCTAATTCCTTAAGTGAAAACAGGTGCTTCCCTTTTAACAGTATTTTTACTCTATTGATGTCCTTTTGGTTTTTTTCCTCTGACTGTGCTATTCCTTCATTCAGCCACGCGGGGATTACCCTGCCTTTGCAATAGTAAAAAAGTATGGCGTGCGTAAGTTCGTGGTAAATAAAATTTTCTAAATCTTTGTCTTTTTGTTCACTTATACTGCCGGCGGGTATTCTTATTTTTCCGTCATAAACGGCACTTGCCCATTCAGGGTGTTTTATGTCTTTGAATGCTTCCCGGGTATAAATAATCACAGGAATCTTAAATTCTTTTTTGGAATAATAAGAAAAATCGCGGATTATGTCCCAGTAAGCTTCCAGCAGGGTTTCCAAAATTACGGATGTAAAGCGAAACTCAGCCTGGTAATCATATTGAATTAAAAATATCTCCTGTGATGTTTTTTGAAACGAATTTTCTATTTTACTTTCTTTCTCAACTTTTTCCTTAAACTCCTTGAGAGAGGAGTTCAAGGGGTCCAGATGAACAGCGGCGTTCAGTTCAGGCAGGGCTTTTTCCGGCAGGTTGTTATAATAAAATGAACGGCCTGCGTATTCATGGGCAAAGCTGTCCTTGTTGTCAATATCAATGACCCTGTAAAACATTTCACGCGCTTTTTCAAAATTTCCGCTGTTATAATAAATAATCCCGGCGTTTTTGGGATATTGTTTTTCGGAGGGATTGGATTCCATGGCTTTAAAAAGCATTTCTAACGCGTCGTCTAATCTGTTATTTTTATAAAATTGGAAAGCAGAATCGGCGTAAGAATTAGCTGAAATATTTTCAGTGCCCGGCTCAATTTTTTTAATTTCAGTATTCCCAATGGCCGGGCTGTTTTCGAGATGGTTAATTTTTTCATCCTTTTCTTCTTTTATTATTTTTAATATATCCGTTTTGGGAAAACAAATTTCACCGTTATACATTTCAAGACAAATTTCGTCATTTTTGACCCTGTAATCCTTTACTTTTTCTTCATTGCCGTTTTTAAAATAGATTATATAATCCGCATGTAACGGCGGGTTCAAAAGACAAACAAATAATATGATTATTAATATTTTCATTTTAGTTAAAAATCCTTTCATGCGGTTGTTGGAATTGCTATACTTGACAAAAAATAAAATTTAAACTAATATAACATTTATAATTATATTGAAAAGGAGGAAGTATGTCAAAATTATTTAAAGAACTGATATACTTTTTTATTTTTCTGGTTTTGTTTTCAGGGGTGTTTTTTTCCGAGGTTTATACCGGAGATATAACTGAATCGGTAGGTGTAGGAGTAATAAATTATTCCACAGGCAGGGTCAGGGCTTCAGGTATCGGGACCCCGTCCGGAAATATACAGAGTGCGGCCGAGAAAAAAGAAACGGCAAGAATGGCGGCTGACATAACTGCAAGAAGGAACCTTTTGGAGGTATTGAAAGGCGTCAGGTTCGATTCTGAAACTATTTTAGAAAAATTTATTACGCAAAACGGCGTAATTAATGCGCAAATCAGCAGTATAGTTGAAAATTCGCAGGAAGTCACTCTCAAGGAACACCCTGATGGGTCTTTTGAAGTAACTGTCGAGATACCGCTGCAGGGGCAATTATTAGAGTCAATATTAACAAATACAGGTTCCGGCATACCGGCTTTTAAGCCGGACGAAACACAAAACTATACGGGTTTGATAGTTGATTGTATCGGTCTTGGGATTAAACCCGCGATAGCGCCGAAAATTTTTGATGAAGGTGGGAAAGAGTTATACGGCTTGTCCCATGTTGCCTGGGAATTCGCAGTCCGCCAGGGAATAGCGGGTTATGTGAAAAGCCTTGCTGACGCCGTAAAAAATGACAGGGCAGGGAAAAATCCAATAGTCATAAAAGGATTGGCAAGTGAAGGAAGCATGCAGGTCAATGTTGTTATAAATTCTTCTTATAGAGAAAAATTGGAAAAAATAAATGAAACCCAGACTTTTCTGAGACAGTGCAAGGTAATATTTGTGATATGATTATTATAAGGATAAATTTATGGACGTTAAGGCGCTGTTTAACATAACATATGGAATGTATATTGTAAGCTCCAATAAAGGGACTGCTTTAAACGCTCAGGTAGCGAACACTGTGTTTCAGATAACAAATGAACCTGTGACAATCGCGGTAAGCATAAATAAACAAAACCTTATGCATGAATTTATTATGACAAGCGCCCAGTTTGGCGTGTCGGTTTTATCCGATGAAACACCGCTTGAATTTATCGGAAAATTCGGTTTCAGATCGGGTAAAGTCACGAATAAGTTTGCAAATATTAATTATAAAATCCTTGATTCAGGGTGTCCTGTTGTTCTGGATAACACGGTTTCTTATTTTGAGGCAAAGGTTTCAGACAGTTTTAACTGCGGTACCCACACGGTATTTCTGGGAAAAGTAACTGACGCGGTCATATTAAAGCAGGGGAATGTCATGACATACGCATATTACCATGAAGTAAAGCGGGGCAAAACCCCGGAATCCGCTCCCACATACATAAAAGAAAAGAAACCGGATGGGGCAAAAATATGAAAAAACACTGTTTAATTTTATTGTTTATGGCAGTTTGCAACACAGCTTTTATTTTTGGAGAAGGGGAGGGGAAGAAAATTTTTGAACAAAAATGCGGCAAGTGCCATGGCCTCGACCGCGCGTTAAACGTTAAAAAAGACGAGGAGGCGTGGAAAAAAACAGTGGAAAGAATGGCAGAAAAGTCAAAAGGAATTATTTTAGAACAGGATGTTTATAAAATTGCGAGATACCTTGTCACAAGGCAAAACGGGGAGAAGGACAATAACGGGGAAAAAAGAGATGAACCAGGAAAAGCGGAAGAATATGAGGAGGAAATTTTGGAATTTAAAAAAGTCAAAGTTGAGCAGTTTATAAAATCCGATATTTGCGGTAACTGCCATGAAGAAATATATAAACAATGGAATGGTTCAATGCACAGCAAGGCTTTTATTGACCCTGTTTGGCGTGCATCTACCAAATTGTTTATGAATGAGGTTACAACAAAGGGACAGATACTCGAAATGAAGACATGTATAAAATGCCATACCCCGCTTGGGTTTCGTTCTTATTTA from bacterium includes the following:
- the miaA gene encoding tRNA (adenosine(37)-N6)-dimethylallyltransferase MiaA yields the protein MYLIMNLHQKNSRIPLLILLGPTAVGKTELAIKIAKELDTEIISADSRQVYKYMDIGTAKPSKEAQKEVRHHLIDVVLPSEKFSVADYKREVERVILDLHQKGKIPFLAGGTGLYIRALVDGLFKSPGPDYDFRKRMEKEAKVNGNLYLYEKLKSVDKETANRLHVNDIFRIIRALEVFEKTGLPISKLQKEKTEKMDYNVLMIGLNRDRKELYGFIEKRVEKMIKSGLVEEVESLLVRGYKKDLVSMQGLGYKEITGFLEKEYPFDQAVYLLKRDTRRFAKRQMTWFGKDKRINWFDLPDKNIVEKIMRIIKNTFLCLIILFIISLNLNAKAQFQAGVPNGGENKRKVSKEYQDIELKDEITRADLAAVFVIELDLSFIQGKSLIIVDIGNNWAKDYIKEIAGRGIMEIYSNHNFIPEKKITRVELAYYIQEIIVRFKNDFEIRDKFANTNSPFMDIPKEHIYYNPVMLSVTSGILHGISPDEFFPHGAVSGKLALKTVQNLNKYLKH
- a CDS encoding peptidase MA family metallohydrolase gives rise to the protein MKILIIILFVCLLNPPLHADYIIYFKNGNEEKVKDYRVKNDEICLEMYNGEICFPKTDILKIIKEEKDEKINHLENSPAIGNTEIKKIEPGTENISANSYADSAFQFYKNNRLDDALEMLFKAMESNPSEKQYPKNAGIIYYNSGNFEKAREMFYRVIDIDNKDSFAHEYAGRSFYYNNLPEKALPELNAAVHLDPLNSSLKEFKEKVEKESKIENSFQKTSQEIFLIQYDYQAEFRFTSVILETLLEAYWDIIRDFSYYSKKEFKIPVIIYTREAFKDIKHPEWASAVYDGKIRIPAGSISEQKDKDLENFIYHELTHAILFYYCKGRVIPAWLNEGIAQSEEKNQKDINRVKILLKGKHLFSLKELEKSFSNLVNPADVQAAYAQSYLAVNFILERYSRQALLDILNKLSKDQSIEEAISTTLFIDFRQFEKNIADMFQY
- a CDS encoding flavin reductase family protein, producing the protein MDVKALFNITYGMYIVSSNKGTALNAQVANTVFQITNEPVTIAVSINKQNLMHEFIMTSAQFGVSVLSDETPLEFIGKFGFRSGKVTNKFANINYKILDSGCPVVLDNTVSYFEAKVSDSFNCGTHTVFLGKVTDAVILKQGNVMTYAYYHEVKRGKTPESAPTYIKEKKPDGAKI